The following coding sequences are from one Patescibacteria group bacterium window:
- a CDS encoding glycosyltransferase yields the protein MKVLLLTTTFLPAYGGVEKFLATLFGDQAALHVDVLTEPGADVVPKWKLIRQPLLTGKIRPRWLQTLWQIPKLVSEQKYDVIVLGHYAPYLAGAFNARKKFGTKVVVITHGYDVLSYDTAGGFRRWWLRRHLRSANLVVANSQFTNEHLKRLGVAESRRTVLTPGAEIPIDVLSKAEARQKLQLPADSQVLLTVGRLANRKGHTLAVDAVAQLVQTFPKLHYLIVGRGSEEGSIQQRIAKHKLEAQVHVLNNVEDTSIVYAAADLFLFPSTEGGRGNVEGFGLVSVEAQMHGLPVIASNTGGIPETLEKGLTGELVEPGEADEIAKAVEPLLADPLKLQRYSDRARKFAVEHFQWETRRTRIVELLTTVTKVPKVKVSVVIPAFNSAKTLATTLNNLNAQTLKPAEIVVVDDGSTDDTSEIAKKFDVQLIRQENKGAPAARNAGFAKTTGDFVLYCDADVQLQPTMLENMTRALLLHPEAGYAYSDFKFGWHTFDLFDFDSERLQKANYISTMSLLRRENCIGFDESLKRYQDWDLWKRLLVKGVRGMWVPGRLFNAGFGGISKDSVKDVWKLAKSKM from the coding sequence ATGAAGGTGCTCCTCCTCACCACTACCTTTCTCCCAGCCTACGGCGGCGTGGAGAAGTTTTTGGCCACGCTGTTTGGAGACCAAGCTGCTCTCCACGTTGATGTGCTCACCGAACCCGGGGCAGACGTGGTCCCCAAGTGGAAGCTTATTCGTCAGCCCTTGCTCACTGGGAAAATCCGCCCCCGCTGGCTGCAGACTCTGTGGCAGATTCCAAAGCTCGTTAGCGAGCAAAAGTACGACGTCATTGTGCTGGGCCACTACGCTCCATACCTCGCAGGCGCGTTCAATGCACGCAAGAAGTTTGGCACCAAAGTCGTGGTTATCACCCATGGGTACGATGTCCTGAGCTATGACACTGCTGGTGGCTTCCGCCGGTGGTGGTTGCGTCGTCACTTGCGGAGTGCAAACCTGGTGGTCGCCAATAGCCAGTTTACAAACGAGCACCTGAAGCGCTTGGGGGTGGCGGAAAGCCGCAGAACCGTCCTGACGCCTGGGGCAGAGATTCCCATTGACGTCCTGAGCAAAGCTGAGGCTCGGCAAAAATTACAACTACCTGCTGATAGCCAGGTGCTGCTCACCGTGGGCCGATTAGCGAACCGTAAAGGCCATACCCTGGCTGTCGACGCCGTGGCGCAGCTTGTGCAAACCTTTCCCAAGTTGCACTACCTTATTGTTGGCCGCGGGTCAGAAGAGGGGAGTATTCAGCAGCGGATTGCCAAGCACAAGCTGGAAGCGCAGGTACACGTCCTGAACAACGTAGAAGATACCAGCATTGTCTACGCTGCCGCTGATTTGTTCCTGTTCCCCAGTACCGAAGGCGGGCGGGGGAATGTGGAAGGTTTTGGCTTGGTGAGCGTGGAAGCGCAGATGCACGGGCTACCAGTCATTGCCAGCAACACCGGCGGCATTCCCGAAACCCTGGAAAAAGGTTTGACCGGCGAGTTGGTAGAACCCGGGGAAGCGGATGAAATTGCCAAAGCCGTGGAACCGCTGCTGGCTGATCCCTTGAAACTCCAACGTTACAGTGACCGCGCCCGGAAGTTTGCCGTTGAGCATTTCCAGTGGGAAACCCGCCGTACCCGGATTGTGGAACTACTCACTACTGTCACAAAAGTTCCCAAGGTGAAAGTGAGCGTAGTAATTCCAGCCTTTAACAGTGCCAAGACGCTTGCCACCACCCTCAACAACCTCAATGCCCAAACCTTGAAGCCAGCAGAGATTGTCGTTGTGGATGATGGTTCTACTGACGACACCTCCGAAATCGCGAAGAAGTTTGACGTGCAGCTTATCCGCCAGGAGAACAAAGGCGCCCCTGCCGCTCGGAATGCCGGGTTTGCCAAAACCACAGGGGACTTTGTGCTGTACTGTGATGCCGATGTGCAGCTGCAGCCAACCATGCTGGAAAATATGACTCGAGCCTTGCTCCTGCACCCTGAGGCCGGCTATGCCTACAGTGACTTCAAGTTTGGCTGGCATACGTTTGATTTGTTTGATTTTGATTCAGAGCGTTTGCAAAAAGCCAACTACATTTCCACCATGTCCTTGCTGCGGAGAGAGAACTGTATTGGCTTTGATGAGAGCTTGAAACGGTACCAGGACTGGGATTTGTGGAAGAGGTTGCTGGTGAAGGGTGTGAGGGGGATGTGGGTGCCTGGACGACTTTTTAATGCAGGCTTCGGAGGGATAAGCAAAGATTCTGTGAAGGATGTATGGAAACTCGCAAAGTCGAAAATGTAG
- a CDS encoding AAA family ATPase — protein sequence MKITSVSISNILSFPHKEAFSTPTITFQGERSGGSQHILIGPNGSGKSNFIEIINQIFQRVLFQPIVFNESSLNQFKRTGNKNGLGQTIQTPQKSPTSYIEKNYYSTQMDKKVIIEIELSDKDQENIIFLGHNIEQINEMIDRYGSSGTPVIHKFSTSFDLNELAKIHKLELTIEDNSPTNTYTVNVNGNTPEKQLASEYLQFFKLLKRLIYIHNSYEIGERGTSWKEINENFVLLGSYRNYHSFNESVDVNPDPEAQFRALDERRLNENTKSGDNNEPAVMELVRRKVANEYHRLIHNPEATVKKAPELIKSFPLLKKINEKLNSFLGITLEITDPEYRDLSYEMFFSDNNAGGQRVNFSGLSSGQKSIVHLIFTLFGYDLDNGSIIIDEPELHLHPQMQQKYLKLIKELKEEKNIQFVIATHSPIFVNSETIKDTYRFFMDQKETKIINPKITSSEYELIKILDYTNSSKIFFSEKAILVEGESDEFFYRYFIEEYLKTEFPSLQSQQLKTYEVFNISGKGSSKRWRKFLEDFKVDVSFVADWDNIANFKIENVQEMANLTSKTQTDYCGITEELIKNHNVKFSEISSAIDSLKASKNYILKLGSLECYLGLSGKEKVEEVIDFCHTRFLSWKIEPVYENKRLELENIFKGILV from the coding sequence ATGAAGATTACTTCTGTTTCAATATCTAATATCCTTAGTTTTCCTCATAAGGAAGCATTTTCTACTCCCACTATTACCTTTCAAGGCGAACGATCAGGAGGAAGTCAGCATATTTTGATTGGTCCAAACGGGTCGGGGAAAAGTAATTTTATTGAAATAATCAACCAGATTTTCCAAAGGGTTCTGTTTCAGCCTATTGTCTTTAATGAAAGCTCTCTAAATCAATTTAAAAGGACTGGTAATAAGAATGGCTTAGGGCAAACAATCCAGACACCACAAAAAAGCCCCACTAGTTATATTGAAAAAAATTATTATTCAACCCAGATGGATAAAAAAGTAATTATAGAGATTGAACTAAGCGATAAAGACCAGGAAAACATAATCTTTCTTGGACACAATATTGAACAAATAAATGAAATGATTGATAGGTATGGAAGTTCAGGCACTCCGGTGATTCATAAATTCTCAACCAGTTTTGATTTAAACGAACTTGCCAAAATTCACAAGTTAGAGTTAACAATTGAAGATAATTCACCGACAAATACCTATACTGTAAACGTAAATGGAAATACCCCAGAAAAGCAGCTTGCGAGTGAATACCTTCAATTTTTTAAACTTTTAAAAAGGCTTATATATATTCATAACAGTTATGAGATAGGAGAGCGGGGAACTTCTTGGAAAGAAATAAACGAAAATTTCGTTTTGCTCGGAAGCTACAGGAATTACCATAGCTTTAATGAATCAGTCGATGTTAATCCTGATCCCGAGGCTCAATTTAGGGCATTGGATGAGAGGCGATTAAATGAAAATACTAAGAGTGGTGACAATAACGAACCAGCTGTCATGGAACTTGTTCGCCGAAAAGTAGCAAATGAATACCATCGTTTAATACATAATCCGGAAGCAACTGTTAAAAAAGCACCCGAGTTAATAAAAAGCTTCCCATTGCTAAAGAAAATTAATGAAAAGTTAAATTCTTTTTTAGGTATAACCCTAGAAATCACTGATCCAGAATATAGGGATTTAAGCTATGAAATGTTTTTTTCCGACAATAACGCAGGTGGTCAAAGGGTGAATTTCTCCGGTTTAAGTTCAGGCCAAAAAAGTATAGTACACCTTATTTTTACTTTGTTTGGATACGATCTTGATAACGGTTCTATAATAATTGATGAGCCAGAACTTCATTTGCATCCTCAAATGCAACAAAAGTACTTAAAACTTATTAAAGAATTAAAGGAAGAAAAGAACATACAATTTGTTATCGCTACTCACTCCCCAATTTTTGTAAATTCTGAAACTATTAAGGACACATATCGATTTTTTATGGACCAGAAAGAGACAAAAATTATTAATCCAAAGATCACGAGTTCAGAATATGAACTAATCAAAATTCTGGATTATACAAATTCTTCAAAGATCTTTTTCTCTGAAAAAGCAATTCTAGTCGAAGGCGAGTCTGACGAGTTTTTTTATAGGTACTTCATTGAAGAATATCTGAAAACAGAATTCCCATCTCTACAAAGTCAACAGTTAAAAACTTATGAAGTTTTTAATATTAGTGGGAAAGGAAGTAGTAAAAGATGGAGAAAGTTTTTAGAAGATTTTAAAGTCGATGTCTCTTTTGTGGCAGATTGGGACAATATCGCTAACTTTAAAATTGAAAATGTACAAGAAATGGCGAATCTTACAAGCAAGACTCAAACTGATTATTGCGGAATAACTGAAGAATTGATCAAGAATCATAACGTAAAGTTTAGTGAGATTTCGTCAGCTATTGATAGCCTCAAAGCGTCTAAGAATTACATATTAAAATTAGGGTCCCTTGAGTGTTACCTAGGGTTGTCAGGAAAGGAAAAAGTGGAAGAAGTCATTGATTTTTGTCATACAAGATTTTTAAGCTGGAAAATAGAACCCGTCTATGAGAACAAACGGCTTGAATTAGAAAATATTTTTAAAGGCATACTAGTATAA
- a CDS encoding dihydrofolate reductase family protein → MRKIVTTTFITLDGVMQAPGGPDEDKASGFAFGGWQAPFVDGELMKTMGEWLGQPFELLLGRKTYDIFAAYWPSNTSVPVVAEPFNATRKYVVSHNPDFKPTWNNSVVVSGDVAAEIAKLKAMEGKDLWVHGSGSLIQTLLKHQLIDRMHLWIHPLTIGSGKKLFEQGTQPATWKLVEAKIGTSGIILATYEPAGPLETGTVGT, encoded by the coding sequence ATGCGTAAAATAGTCACAACGACATTCATTACCCTTGATGGGGTCATGCAAGCGCCGGGCGGCCCAGATGAGGATAAAGCCAGTGGGTTTGCGTTTGGTGGATGGCAAGCGCCGTTCGTGGATGGTGAGCTCATGAAGACTATGGGCGAATGGCTGGGGCAGCCGTTCGAACTGCTCCTTGGCCGAAAAACCTACGATATCTTCGCAGCGTACTGGCCCTCGAATACGAGTGTGCCGGTTGTGGCCGAGCCATTCAATGCAACCAGAAAGTACGTCGTTTCACACAATCCTGATTTCAAGCCCACGTGGAATAATTCCGTGGTGGTGTCTGGCGATGTTGCAGCCGAAATTGCAAAACTCAAAGCCATGGAGGGCAAGGATCTTTGGGTGCATGGCAGTGGGAGCCTTATTCAGACCTTGCTTAAGCACCAGTTGATCGATCGGATGCACCTCTGGATCCATCCACTGACCATTGGCTCTGGCAAGAAATTGTTCGAACAGGGAACCCAGCCGGCGACGTGGAAACTGGTTGAGGCAAAGATTGGGACCTCGGGGATAATCTTAGCCACCTATGAGCCTGCCGGGCCGCTGGAAACGGGGACCGTGGGGACATAA
- a CDS encoding DUF5674 family protein: MAQIQLLTTALTKAELQEIANERFGDMVKGVVDVAQGLLALGGELHADIEAFLLDHGSVQANLWGINLYPSMDFPGMVEFDSMINIRPSQGNSSRGVENEDLQKKILAVVQKHLVQ, encoded by the coding sequence ATGGCGCAAATTCAACTACTAACGACAGCACTGACGAAAGCCGAGTTGCAAGAAATTGCAAACGAACGTTTTGGTGATATGGTGAAAGGTGTTGTGGACGTTGCGCAGGGGCTTTTGGCACTTGGCGGAGAGCTCCATGCGGATATTGAAGCGTTTCTCCTGGATCATGGCTCCGTGCAGGCAAATTTGTGGGGCATAAACCTCTACCCATCAATGGATTTCCCGGGTATGGTTGAATTCGATTCAATGATCAATATTCGTCCCAGCCAAGGAAATTCGTCCCGCGGGGTTGAAAATGAGGATCTCCAGAAAAAGATTCTGGCAGTTGTACAGAAGCACCTTGTCCAATGA
- a CDS encoding YdeI/OmpD-associated family protein: MTKPKISGGVAHKMPLDLQKALLADKAALHLWEDITPLARNEWICWVEFVKSPEKRKEHIVRVVSELKEGMRRPCCWIGCTHRKDKKISPSVKGILLKRGYKV; this comes from the coding sequence ATGACCAAACCAAAAATCTCCGGCGGTGTCGCCCACAAAATGCCCTTGGATTTGCAGAAAGCTCTGCTTGCTGACAAAGCTGCTTTGCATTTGTGGGAAGACATTACCCCGCTGGCCCGGAATGAGTGGATTTGCTGGGTGGAATTTGTGAAGTCACCAGAGAAGCGGAAGGAGCATATTGTACGTGTGGTTTCCGAGCTTAAAGAGGGGATGCGCCGACCGTGCTGTTGGATTGGGTGTACGCACCGGAAAGATAAAAAAATAAGCCCATCAGTCAAAGGGATACTTTTGAAACGGGGATATAAAGTTTAG
- a CDS encoding GIY-YIG nuclease family protein: protein MFYLYILKSHKDNKLYIGSTNDLRRRFKEHNEGKVFSTKSRRPFEIVYYEAYKAEKDARHREVNVKLRSRAFTQLKKRIGNSLE from the coding sequence ATGTTTTATCTTTATATCTTAAAAAGTCACAAGGATAATAAGCTGTATATTGGATCAACGAATGACCTTCGACGACGCTTTAAGGAGCACAATGAAGGTAAAGTCTTTTCGACGAAAAGCAGACGACCATTTGAGATCGTATACTATGAGGCATATAAGGCCGAAAAAGACGCGCGTCATAGAGAGGTAAATGTAAAATTACGTAGTCGTGCCTTTACGCAATTGAAGAAGCGAATTGGAAATAGTCTAGAGTAA
- a CDS encoding ATP-binding protein gives MRIAYIMRGVSGSGKTTVAKQLIQNGGTIHATDNYFMVEGVYTFDPAKLSEYHELNFQSFSESLQAGVPVIVCDNTNILYTHYQRYVEAAEQAGYLVAIVTLPHPDPQQAAERNLHGVPLYAIDRQISRFE, from the coding sequence ATGCGTATTGCATACATTATGCGTGGTGTGTCTGGCAGCGGCAAGACCACGGTAGCAAAGCAGCTCATTCAAAATGGAGGGACAATCCACGCAACAGACAACTACTTCATGGTTGAGGGAGTGTATACGTTCGACCCGGCGAAGCTTTCGGAATACCATGAACTAAACTTCCAGTCTTTTTCCGAAAGTCTGCAAGCAGGCGTGCCTGTCATTGTGTGTGACAATACGAACATTCTGTATACACATTACCAACGGTACGTTGAGGCTGCTGAGCAGGCTGGCTACCTGGTTGCTATTGTGACCTTGCCGCACCCAGATCCGCAGCAAGCGGCTGAGCGTAACCTGCACGGTGTCCCTCTGTACGCCATCGACCGGCAAATCAGCCGTTTTGAGTAG
- a CDS encoding M23 family metallopeptidase: MKKAHMFSVLVAVVLLGTACSTPSQQINAPVANTNTSTFSNTNEGTNTNTAVTTDPNQPDLLIKHLGLNVGPYDSATKMAGDIKFIKSKLGGTDRPLSEFGYIIPGANTSTRMDKPNPQPTFSAPLGTKVHAIVDGEVVRIETLYSNDFSIMLASSRESEWIYELEHVIKPVVKVGDHVKAGDIIAEVSTHDSQHYPGIGLVEIGILRGGNPPQHVCPFQYLDPTVKVDLQQRIKNLQDAWETYRGNKSIYGTDQIIGCKSLEPIQG; encoded by the coding sequence ATGAAAAAAGCACACATGTTTTCCGTTCTGGTCGCTGTCGTTCTCCTGGGTACCGCGTGTAGTACACCCAGCCAGCAGATAAATGCCCCGGTTGCGAACACGAACACCAGCACATTTTCGAACACGAATGAGGGCACAAACACGAATACCGCTGTCACGACTGATCCCAACCAACCAGACCTCCTAATAAAGCATCTGGGTTTGAACGTTGGTCCGTACGATTCAGCCACCAAAATGGCGGGAGATATCAAGTTTATCAAATCCAAGCTAGGGGGGACCGACCGGCCGCTGTCCGAATTTGGCTACATTATTCCAGGGGCAAATACCTCAACGCGGATGGATAAACCAAACCCACAACCAACTTTCAGCGCGCCACTAGGCACCAAAGTCCATGCTATTGTGGATGGCGAAGTCGTCCGTATTGAAACGCTGTACAGCAATGACTTCTCCATTATGCTTGCCTCATCACGCGAGAGTGAGTGGATCTACGAACTGGAACACGTCATCAAACCCGTCGTCAAGGTTGGCGATCACGTCAAGGCTGGCGACATCATCGCCGAGGTCAGTACTCACGACTCGCAGCACTATCCTGGTATTGGCCTGGTAGAAATTGGGATTCTCCGTGGTGGCAACCCCCCACAGCACGTCTGCCCTTTCCAATATTTGGACCCAACCGTAAAAGTTGACCTTCAGCAGCGCATCAAAAATCTACAGGACGCGTGGGAAACGTATCGCGGAAATAAGAGCATCTACGGGACTGACCAGATTATTGGTTGCAAGAGCTTGGAGCCAATCCAAGGGTAA
- a CDS encoding VOC family protein, producing the protein MNPLMKPITPHLWFDTPEKVKAAVEYYVSVFPNSKTLSSYVLHNTPTPGGDTFVYEFALNGQRFIAINGGDLFKFNEAISFIITCESQEELDAYWSKLSAVPASEQCGWCKDKFGLIWQITPVYLDEVMSSGNQAKIDRVTQAFLPMKKIIISDLKKAAE; encoded by the coding sequence ATGAACCCACTAATGAAACCCATTACCCCACATCTGTGGTTTGATACGCCTGAGAAAGTGAAAGCCGCGGTTGAGTACTATGTCTCGGTTTTTCCGAACTCCAAGACCCTCAGCTCCTACGTGCTGCACAACACACCCACGCCTGGCGGGGACACGTTTGTCTACGAATTTGCATTGAACGGCCAGCGGTTCATCGCCATCAATGGTGGTGACCTGTTCAAGTTTAACGAAGCGATCTCCTTCATCATTACCTGTGAATCGCAAGAAGAGCTGGATGCCTACTGGTCCAAACTCTCGGCCGTTCCGGCGTCTGAACAGTGTGGCTGGTGTAAGGACAAATTTGGATTGATTTGGCAAATCACGCCGGTGTATCTGGATGAGGTAATGTCCAGCGGGAATCAGGCGAAAATTGACCGTGTGACGCAAGCATTCTTACCAATGAAAAAGATTATCATTTCTGATCTGAAGAAAGCTGCAGAGTAA
- a CDS encoding DUF1801 domain-containing protein — protein sequence MPEIKTKKNKGSVSKFIQAVPDVKRRKDAQVLVKMFAEVTGKKPTMWGTAIVGYGMFHYKSARSTQEGDWPLSAFSPRKQNLTLYIMHGLKPADLKNLGPHTTSKGCLYIKRLSDVNLVVLKAAILKSYKFMQKQYPRG from the coding sequence ATGCCCGAAATAAAGACCAAGAAGAACAAAGGCAGTGTGTCCAAGTTCATCCAGGCTGTCCCTGACGTGAAGCGGCGCAAAGATGCCCAGGTGTTGGTGAAAATGTTTGCTGAGGTGACGGGTAAAAAGCCAACTATGTGGGGCACGGCTATTGTGGGCTACGGCATGTTTCACTACAAGTCTGCGCGCAGCACCCAAGAAGGTGATTGGCCGCTGAGTGCCTTTTCACCGCGGAAGCAGAATCTGACCTTGTACATCATGCATGGCCTGAAGCCGGCTGACCTAAAAAACCTGGGACCACATACCACGAGTAAAGGCTGTTTGTACATCAAACGGTTGTCTGATGTAAATCTCGTGGTCCTGAAAGCCGCGATTTTGAAGTCGTACAAGTTTATGCAGAAGCAGTACCCACGGGGATAA
- a CDS encoding VOC family protein has translation MKMCPVVHFEMPAEDKKRMTEFYTKVFGWQTQQLGKEMGEYVVVTTTETDENRMVKAPGTINGGFYQKTEDKLSQYPSIVIQVDDIQAHMKIVEDAGGKISGKMEDIPGIGLWASIIDSEGNRISMLQPHKR, from the coding sequence ATGAAAATGTGCCCTGTGGTGCACTTCGAAATGCCTGCCGAAGATAAAAAGCGGATGACCGAGTTTTACACCAAAGTTTTTGGTTGGCAAACCCAGCAGCTGGGCAAGGAGATGGGGGAGTACGTGGTGGTTACCACCACGGAGACTGATGAAAATCGGATGGTGAAAGCACCTGGGACCATCAACGGTGGTTTTTACCAAAAGACTGAGGACAAGCTTTCACAGTACCCGTCCATTGTCATTCAGGTGGATGATATCCAAGCGCATATGAAGATTGTGGAAGATGCCGGCGGAAAAATCTCTGGGAAGATGGAAGACATTCCCGGGATTGGGTTGTGGGCATCCATTATTGATTCCGAAGGCAACCGCATTAGCATGCTGCAGCCGCACAAGCGGTAA